ATAGAGTAATTTGCTTACATCTAAAATATCAGCTGGACTGATTTTGGGCTGCTTGCTGTACTTGCGCCACCGTCAAATCAAGAGCTACCGCCACTTGTTCCACACTCAACCCCAATGCCAAAAAGCGGGGAATAGCTTCTAACTTAGCTTCCTGTCTACCTTCCTGTCTACCTTCTTCCAAACCGTCTTCCTTTTTTAAAACATCTTCTCAGTTTGCACCTGAATTTAGTTAAGTTAAATTTTGATATTTAAAGTTTATCAAAAATCGTGCATACGCATCTAATTAAGAATGAAAAAAAGCAGATGATTATTACCATCTACTTTCATGAAAAATCTTTAATTCTGTTTACTTAGATACCAACTGATTAAGTGGAGCAATCCCAGCCAAATCTAAAATTGGCGCGATCGCATCTTCTCGCTTCACCGCCATCAAATGGACACCTTGACACAATTGCCGCGCTATCTGCACTTGCTCGGCGGCAATTTTCATTCCTTCCTCAAAAGGGTTTTTGGCTTTTGCCAATCTATCAATAATATGCTGAGGAATATTTACACCGGGAACACACTTATTAATAAACTGGGCATTTTTTGCCGATTTCAACAGAAAAATTCCTGCTAAAATCGGTTTTTTATAACCAGAAGCAATGGTGTCCATAAACTTTTCTAGTCGCTCAAAATCGGTGATTAACTGACTTTGGAAAAACTGCGCTCCGGCTTCGATTTTGCGTTCAAATCGACTTTGCAAACCCGACCAACTCTTACATTGCGGATCTACTGCTGCACCAACAAATAAATCTAACGCTCCATCAGTCAAGGGTTTCTCGTTGCAATCAACGCCTTGATTCATCTTCCGAATCAGTTGCAACAGTCGCACCGCTTCAAAATCAAAAACTGCTTTAGCATCTGGATGATCGCCAGCTTTTACAGGGTCGCCAGTTAAAGCTAAAATATTACGAATACCTAAAGCATGAGCGCCCATTAAATCAGCTTGTAAACCAATGCGGTTGCGATCGCGGCAAGCAACTTGACAAATCGGCTCTATGCCGTTTTGCGACAAAATCACCGATGCGATTAACGAAGACATCCGTAACACAGCGCGGCTACCATCAGTAACATTGACAGCATGAACCCTTCCCTTAAGAGTCGCCGCCATTTGAATCATGTGCGCTGGATCTCCCCCTTTCGGTGGTGCTACCTCGGCAGTAACTAGAAATTCACCAGCTTGTACAGCTCTCTTAAAGGCTGTGGGGCTATGGGTGTGATGCATAACATTAAGAATTTCAATTTCTTAAATGGTATAGCGAACCACACCAAAAAGTGAAAACTTATAGAGGAAGAGAGTAGCCCAAAGCAACTTTTACTTGTGATAAAGTTTGATTTGCGATCGCTCTTGCTTTTTCCCCTCCATCCCGTAACACAGACTCCAAATAGCTTTTATCCGCCGTTATCGCCTGATATTTTTCTTGAATTGGTTTCAGGGAGTCAATAATTGTATCCGTCAACAATGGCTTAAATTGCCCCCAACCCATATCCTGACACTCAACAGCGACATCTTCCTTAGTCTTTCCAGACAGCAATGTATACAGCGTTAACAAGTTATTACACTCTGGACGCGCCGGATCGTCAAAAGTCAGACCACGAATCGGATCGGTTTTACAACGCTTAATCTTGTATTGAACCTGTTCTGGTGAATCTAGCAAACTAATTCGGCTTAACTCTGAAGGATCGGACTTCGACATTTTGCGTGTACCGTCCGCTAAACTCATCACCCTCGCGCCTTCCTTACGAATTAAAGGATCTGGTAACTTCAGCACTGGCTGATCTGGTTTACCAAATTGATGATTTAATCTAGCTGCAATATCTCGTGTCAATTCCAAGTGTTGCTTTTGGTCTTCACCCACTGGCACTTTATCCGCTTGGTAGAGCAAAATATCAGCCGCCATCAAGACTGGGTAATCCAACAAACCTGCGCTGACATTTTCTCCCTGTTTCACAGCCTTTTCCTTGAACTGGATCATGTCTTGCAGCCAGTTTAGGGGTGTAATGCAATTAAGTAACCAAGTGAGTTCACTGTGGGCCGAAACGTGAGATTGGACAAAGATGGTGGAGTGATTTAAATCAAGACCACAAGCGAGATAGAGAGCAGCAAGGGTGTAGGTATCAGCTGCCAACTGTGTTGGGTCGTGTGGTACTGTAATTGCGTGTAAATCAGCCACAAAAAGGTAATTTTCGTATTCGCTCTGACCTTCTACCCAGTTGCGAATAGCTCCCAAGTAGTTACCTAGATGGTAATTGCCTGTTGGCTGAACTCCAGAAAGAACACGTTGCTTGCCCATAAATTTCACTATAGTAACCCTTTAGAGATTTTAAAACCCCTATGCTCAGTTTAGGGAATTAGTCATCAGTCATTAGATATTAGACAATTCGTAATTTGTAGTTATGTTTTTTTCACAGGGTTAATCAACGGTTATATCCTGCTTGCTAGAGTGTGAGTAGTTCACGTAAAATATAATGCCATTGTTGCGGCAGTTCTCATGACCTCATCTGCGTCGTTTGACACATTAGAGTCTTTACAGGCGGATATCGCTGAATTGATCGCTTGCTTACCGACATTAAAAAATCGGCAATTTATTCAGCAAGCACTTGCTACTATTGTTCGGCTAGCTGATACCGAAATTGAGCGTCTCGATTGGAAAATCTTGTCGGCTGCGTTAGCAGATATGGAACGCGGTTTTCAACTTTTTTATGATTACCGACACATTCGCAAAGTCACCATTTTCGGTTCTGCTCGTTTAGCACCAGATACGCCAGATTACCAAATGGCCCTTGAGTTTGCTCGTGCTGTTTCTCAATTGGGATTTATGGTGATAACCGGTGGCGGTGGTGGGATCATGCAAGCAGGTCACGAAGGCGCTGGGCGAGAAAATTCCTTTGGATTAAACATTCAGTTACCCTTTGAGCAGGAAGCTAACCCATTTATAGAAGGCGATCCTAAGCTCATTCACTTCAAATATTTCTTTACCCGCAAGCTGTTTCTCCTGAAAGAAAGTGATGCTGTAGCTTTGTTCCCTGGAGGTTTTGGTACTCAAGATGAAGCTTTTGAATGCATGACATTAAGCCAAAATGGTAAATTTGGGCCAGTACCTCTAGTTTTAATTGACCACCCTGGTGGTGATTACTGGTGGTCTTGGAGCGAATATATTGATAAACAATTAGTGCAGAATGGTCTTGTTAGTCCTGAAGACCCCAGCCTTTACACCGTGACAGACAACCTGGATGTGGCTTGCGACGCTATCACTCGTTTTTACCAGGTTTATCATTCCAGCCGTTATGTAGGCGATCAATTAGTCATCCGCCTTAAGACAGATATCTCAGATGCTCAGGTAGAGAAACTCAATGTTGATTTCAGCGACATTTTTGTTAAAGGACAGATTGAAAAAAGTCAGGCATTACCTCAAGAAGCTCAAGATGAAACTGTTGGACTACCCCGCCTGATTTTGTACTTCAATCAACGCGACTTGGGGCGCTTATATCAGATGATTGCCACAATTAACCAGATGGGCACTCTTTCAACAGAGGATGCAGCGCATCCAGAAAGAAAGTAGCTAAATACCTTACTCAGTCGGGAGTGGGTAGAGATGCGATTAATCGCGTCTCTACAGGAGTAGTGAGTAAAAATAAGCATGCTCGGCTCGATACTTTCGCACACAGGTATTTGCCCTAGAAGCGCAGCGTGTCGTAGGCAAAATATCTCTAATTTTGAATTTTGAATTGTTAACCTTGGTTTATCCTAGGAATGCGAGAAATTAAGATCCCAGAATCTCTGATAAATCGGGGTTCTGCGGCTTGCAATTCTCACTCAATACTGATTTTTGTAAAAAAGCTTGTATATTAGCACAGTAAACAACAGATAAAATCCTAATAGAGGAATAGAAAATGCTGGAATTATTGGGTTCAGGTTTGGTGTCACTCTGGCTGGAAATGGCCGGGGTACAAATCAAGCCGATGGATGCCTTAGATGCTTTGACTTGGCAAAGTAGCCCAGGCTTAGTTCTTGCCCCCGATCCAAACCCAGCTGGGGCGACGACGGTGCAGGAATATCTCAAAAAGCTGATAACGTCAAAAGTGGTGGCGCAAAATCTGGCTGAGAGTCAGGGAATTTGGATGCAGTCAGGGCCAATGCTGATGGCAAATCACCAAGGTACGACACCTCTACCGGCTGCCTCTTTAACCAAAATTGCTACTTCATTAGTTGCTTTGAAAACTTGGGGGCCAGATCACCAATTTGATACTTTGGTAAGTATCACTGGCCCTGTGGTAAATGGAGTTGTGCAGGGTGATTTGGTAATTACTGGTGGTGGCGATCCGATGTTTGTTTGGGAAGAAGCGATCGCTCTTGGTAATACTCTCAATCAAATGGGGATCAAGCAGGTAAAGGGAAATTTAATCATTAATGGCAGTTTTGCCATGAATTTCCAACGGCAACCGATGCTGGCGGGTATGCTGCTCAAGCAAATCCTAAATCGTGCGACTTGGGGCCGCCCCGCTATTTATACATACTCAATCATGCCCAAGGGAACGCCTAAGCCTCAAGTTGTGATTGCAGGTACGGTGAAAGTTGAGGCACAACCAAACCCTCAACAAACTTTGTTGCTGCGTCATCGCTCGTTACCCTTGAAACAACTACTCAAGGAAATGAACGTTTACAGCAACAACGATATGGCAGAGATGCTGGCAGAATCAGTGGGGGGAGCGGGTGTAGTCCAATCCACTGCTGCTAACCTTGCCAGAGTCCCACAAGTAGAAATTCAGTTAATCAATGGTTCTGGATTGGGCCCGCAAAATCGCATTTCCCCCAGGGCTGTTTGTGCCATGCTGATGGCTATTCAAGGTGAGGCATCTGCCCATCAGCTAAATCTTGGCGACTTGTTCCCGATGTCTGGATTCGATCACCGAGGAACAGTACACAGCAGACACATTCCCCTTGCGACTGTGATCAAAACTGGCACTCTCCGAGATGTCAGTGCTTTAGCGGGAGTGATGCCCACACGCGATCGCGGTTTGGTTTGGTTTGCTATTATCAACCGTGGGACAAATGTGTGGGGTTTCCGAACTGGACAAGACCAATTACTGCAAAGCGTTGTCAAACAATTACAATTACCTCTAACCGTTCCTACTGCCCTCACTCCCCACTCAGCTATCAACTCTTTACCCCAGTTAGGTGCAACCAGTCGGAATGAAATTTTATTCAAAGGTTAGTTCATCATCCAAGCGGGTTTTGAACCAAAAGTGAGCAGAGGTATTCTCTATCTCCTTTTTCTCGGTGTCACTACCTTGAAAGTTGTAGTATTGTTAGCAATCCAAAAGTTTTCTTGATGGGTAAAAACCGAACTTGTAAAGGGTAAATGTCCATAATAGCTTTTGGGTTAAATTTTCCATTAAGTTGATTACAGGTAACTCGCAAAATGCCCTAACCACAGTATTGGGAAGAGCAAGCGAAACCGGAAGTAAAAATAACTGTAAATAGATTTGTCACGACTAAGCAACAATTAAGCTGATAAATTAGGTTGTGATTATGCGATTTCTCAAATTACCCAGATCCATCCGTCAACTCAGTAGTTATGTTTTAGCGATCGCGCTAGGAGTTGTGCTAACGGTTAGCACATTACAGGTGTTGCCCTCCCAAGCCGAACCCGCACCCCCAGTAACAGGGGATACTTCACCAGTGATTGCCCAACGCCAATCACCAGCTACGGCTGCGATCGCTAGCACTAGCTTTGTGACAGCAGCAGTAAATCGTGTTGGTTCAGCAGTTGTTCGCATTGATACTGAGCGGACAATTACTCGTCGCGTCGATCCATTTATGGAAGACCCGTTTTTCCGGCGGTTTTTTGGTGACGGTTTCTCTCAACAAATACCTTCTGAGCAGTTACGCGGTTTAGGCTCAGGTTTCATTATTGACAAGAGCGGGTTAGTTATGACTAATGCTCATGTGGTCGATAAGGCTGATAAGGTAACAGTCCGGCTCAAAGATGGCCGCACCTTTGAAGGGAAAGTTAAAGGCATTGATGAAGTTACAGATTTGGCAGTAGTCAAGATTAACGCCGGCAACGATTTACCAGTGGCACCCTTGGGTTCTTCTAGTAATGTCCAAGTAGGAGATTGGGCGATCGCAGTTGGTAATCCTTTAGGATTTGATAACACCGTTACCTTGGGAATTATCAGCACCCTGAAACGTTCCAGCGCCCAAGTCGGCATTAGCGACAAACGTTTAGATTTCATTCAAACTGATGCCGCCATTAACCCAGGGAACTCTGGCGGGCCACTATTAAATGGTCAAGGTGAAGTGATTGGGATTAACACAGCCATTCGTCCCGACGCGATGGGGATTGGGTTTGCCATTCCTATTGATAAAGCTAAAGCGATCGCAGCGCAACTGCAACGTGATGGCAAAGTTGCTCACCCCTATTTGGGCGTGCAAATGCTAACTTTAACACCCGAACTGGCCAAGCAAAATAACACCGATCCCAACTCTCCTATTCAGATACCAGAAATTAGTGGTGTTTTTGTCATGCGAGTTGTCCCCAATTCTCCAGCCGCATCTGCTGGTATCCGGCGCGGGGATGTAATTCTACAAGTTGATGGTAAAGCTATTACCAGTGCTGAACAATTGCAGAACGTTGTGGAAGATAGTCGTCTTGGTCAAGTATTACAGGTGAAAGTGCAACGGGGTAATCAGACACAGCAACTTTCAATTCGCACAGCCGAGTTGCAAAATGCTTCGTAGGGGCAACATAGCCTATTTTCATTGCGTGGAATAGTAAGGGCACAGCAATGCTGTGCCCTTACTCCGTATAGTCATAT
This genomic interval from Nostoc sp. KVJ3 contains the following:
- a CDS encoding HhoA/HhoB/HtrA family serine endopeptidase, which encodes MRFLKLPRSIRQLSSYVLAIALGVVLTVSTLQVLPSQAEPAPPVTGDTSPVIAQRQSPATAAIASTSFVTAAVNRVGSAVVRIDTERTITRRVDPFMEDPFFRRFFGDGFSQQIPSEQLRGLGSGFIIDKSGLVMTNAHVVDKADKVTVRLKDGRTFEGKVKGIDEVTDLAVVKINAGNDLPVAPLGSSSNVQVGDWAIAVGNPLGFDNTVTLGIISTLKRSSAQVGISDKRLDFIQTDAAINPGNSGGPLLNGQGEVIGINTAIRPDAMGIGFAIPIDKAKAIAAQLQRDGKVAHPYLGVQMLTLTPELAKQNNTDPNSPIQIPEISGVFVMRVVPNSPAASAGIRRGDVILQVDGKAITSAEQLQNVVEDSRLGQVLQVKVQRGNQTQQLSIRTAELQNAS
- a CDS encoding aspartate aminotransferase encodes the protein MEEGRQEGRQEAKLEAIPRFLALGLSVEQVAVALDLTVAQVQQAAQNQSS
- a CDS encoding D-alanyl-D-alanine carboxypeptidase yields the protein MLELLGSGLVSLWLEMAGVQIKPMDALDALTWQSSPGLVLAPDPNPAGATTVQEYLKKLITSKVVAQNLAESQGIWMQSGPMLMANHQGTTPLPAASLTKIATSLVALKTWGPDHQFDTLVSITGPVVNGVVQGDLVITGGGDPMFVWEEAIALGNTLNQMGIKQVKGNLIINGSFAMNFQRQPMLAGMLLKQILNRATWGRPAIYTYSIMPKGTPKPQVVIAGTVKVEAQPNPQQTLLLRHRSLPLKQLLKEMNVYSNNDMAEMLAESVGGAGVVQSTAANLARVPQVEIQLINGSGLGPQNRISPRAVCAMLMAIQGEASAHQLNLGDLFPMSGFDHRGTVHSRHIPLATVIKTGTLRDVSALAGVMPTRDRGLVWFAIINRGTNVWGFRTGQDQLLQSVVKQLQLPLTVPTALTPHSAINSLPQLGATSRNEILFKG
- a CDS encoding LOG family protein, translating into MTSSASFDTLESLQADIAELIACLPTLKNRQFIQQALATIVRLADTEIERLDWKILSAALADMERGFQLFYDYRHIRKVTIFGSARLAPDTPDYQMALEFARAVSQLGFMVITGGGGGIMQAGHEGAGRENSFGLNIQLPFEQEANPFIEGDPKLIHFKYFFTRKLFLLKESDAVALFPGGFGTQDEAFECMTLSQNGKFGPVPLVLIDHPGGDYWWSWSEYIDKQLVQNGLVSPEDPSLYTVTDNLDVACDAITRFYQVYHSSRYVGDQLVIRLKTDISDAQVEKLNVDFSDIFVKGQIEKSQALPQEAQDETVGLPRLILYFNQRDLGRLYQMIATINQMGTLSTEDAAHPERK
- the trpS gene encoding tryptophan--tRNA ligase, which produces MGKQRVLSGVQPTGNYHLGNYLGAIRNWVEGQSEYENYLFVADLHAITVPHDPTQLAADTYTLAALYLACGLDLNHSTIFVQSHVSAHSELTWLLNCITPLNWLQDMIQFKEKAVKQGENVSAGLLDYPVLMAADILLYQADKVPVGEDQKQHLELTRDIAARLNHQFGKPDQPVLKLPDPLIRKEGARVMSLADGTRKMSKSDPSELSRISLLDSPEQVQYKIKRCKTDPIRGLTFDDPARPECNNLLTLYTLLSGKTKEDVAVECQDMGWGQFKPLLTDTIIDSLKPIQEKYQAITADKSYLESVLRDGGEKARAIANQTLSQVKVALGYSLPL
- a CDS encoding methylenetetrahydrofolate reductase — protein: MHHTHSPTAFKRAVQAGEFLVTAEVAPPKGGDPAHMIQMAATLKGRVHAVNVTDGSRAVLRMSSLIASVILSQNGIEPICQVACRDRNRIGLQADLMGAHALGIRNILALTGDPVKAGDHPDAKAVFDFEAVRLLQLIRKMNQGVDCNEKPLTDGALDLFVGAAVDPQCKSWSGLQSRFERKIEAGAQFFQSQLITDFERLEKFMDTIASGYKKPILAGIFLLKSAKNAQFINKCVPGVNIPQHIIDRLAKAKNPFEEGMKIAAEQVQIARQLCQGVHLMAVKREDAIAPILDLAGIAPLNQLVSK